A DNA window from uncultured Methanoregula sp. contains the following coding sequences:
- the mcrB gene encoding coenzyme-B sulfoethylthiotransferase subunit beta: MAKYKETIDLYDDEGKLLKSNVTLDKISPLTNKGALQVIDLTKRTVAVNLAGIEDALKTGKVGGKSNQILGRSMNCSCVKDSDAISAKIKDMVQVEAGDNTKITKIGGGKMLLVECPSARIDAAATYDVASTVVAAATTYAVIDQYKVGMFDGSYVKAAVWGTYPQTMDMQGGNVVSILSIPQNNEGLGYALRNVPANHAVMMTHRNAVQGAALAATFEQAGQFEMGNAVGPFERAQLLLYAYQGLNANNIVCDLVKKNGKTGTIGTVVQSLVERAIEDKVIKAGKKGKSGFIFYEAKDPMLWNAYASAGTLAATMVNCGAGRFAQAVSATLLYFNDLLEHETGLPGSDFGRAMGVAVGFSFFSHSIYGGGGPGVFNGNHVVTRHAAGVGIPCIVAACALDAGTQMFGPEHTSKIYQDTFGQLDAFKKPMQAIAKGI; encoded by the coding sequence ATGGCAAAATATAAAGAAACAATCGACCTCTACGACGATGAGGGTAAGCTCTTAAAGAGCAACGTTACTCTTGACAAGATCAGCCCCCTGACCAACAAGGGTGCACTTCAGGTCATCGACCTCACCAAGAGAACCGTAGCAGTCAACCTTGCAGGTATTGAGGACGCACTCAAGACCGGAAAGGTCGGCGGAAAGTCCAACCAGATTCTCGGCCGCAGCATGAACTGCAGCTGTGTCAAGGACTCGGACGCAATCTCAGCCAAGATCAAGGACATGGTCCAGGTCGAGGCAGGCGACAACACCAAGATCACCAAGATCGGTGGCGGCAAGATGCTCCTCGTTGAGTGCCCGTCTGCACGTATCGATGCAGCAGCAACCTACGATGTTGCATCCACCGTTGTCGCAGCAGCAACCACCTACGCGGTCATCGACCAGTACAAGGTTGGCATGTTCGACGGTTCCTACGTCAAGGCAGCAGTCTGGGGTACCTACCCGCAGACAATGGACATGCAGGGCGGCAACGTCGTCTCGATCCTGTCCATCCCCCAGAACAACGAAGGTCTCGGCTACGCACTCCGTAACGTTCCGGCAAACCACGCGGTCATGATGACCCACCGGAATGCAGTCCAGGGTGCAGCACTTGCAGCAACCTTCGAGCAGGCAGGACAGTTCGAGATGGGTAACGCAGTCGGCCCGTTCGAGCGCGCCCAGCTCCTTCTCTACGCATACCAGGGACTCAACGCAAACAACATCGTCTGCGACCTCGTCAAGAAGAACGGCAAGACCGGTACCATCGGTACTGTCGTGCAGAGCCTCGTCGAGCGTGCCATTGAGGACAAGGTCATCAAGGCAGGCAAGAAGGGCAAGAGCGGCTTCATCTTCTACGAAGCAAAAGACCCCATGCTCTGGAATGCCTACGCATCCGCAGGTACCCTTGCAGCAACCATGGTCAACTGCGGTGCCGGACGTTTCGCCCAGGCAGTCTCAGCAACCCTGCTCTACTTCAACGACCTGCTCGAGCACGAGACCGGCCTCCCAGGCTCCGACTTCGGTCGTGCAATGGGTGTCGCAGTCGGGTTCTCGTTCTTCAGCCACTCGATCTACGGTGGCGGCGGCCCCGGTGTCTTCAACGGTAACCACGTCGTGACCAGGCATGCAGCCGGTGTAGGTATCCCCTGTATCGTTGCAGCCTGTGCACTCGACGCAGGAACCCAGATGTTCGGCCCAGAACACACGTCGAAGATCTACCAGGACACCTTCGGTCAGCTTGACGCATTCAAGAAGCCGATGCAGGCAATTGCAAAGGGTATCTAA
- the mcrD gene encoding methyl-coenzyme M reductase operon protein D — translation MTEATFPQCRIDSERLMNPETTERLLNKVVSVAGVRRMVLNGPRLPATVPYGPAKGLANPHPMRKKIRVGDQELELQVHVGTVLLEIENRDVIPALQAAVEPVFTDFSFRIKEGRFMKTEPSLVDYCKYGPNADKDMLGLVDPSSKSKPIILQGIK, via the coding sequence ATGACAGAAGCCACGTTCCCCCAGTGCAGGATTGATTCAGAGCGTCTGATGAATCCCGAGACTACGGAGCGCCTGCTGAACAAGGTAGTCAGCGTTGCAGGTGTAAGACGGATGGTCCTCAACGGGCCCCGCCTCCCCGCAACGGTTCCCTACGGGCCGGCAAAAGGACTTGCAAATCCTCACCCAATGAGGAAGAAGATCCGTGTCGGCGACCAGGAACTGGAACTGCAGGTTCACGTAGGCACTGTCCTTCTCGAGATTGAAAACCGCGACGTCATTCCCGCACTGCAAGCCGCAGTCGAACCGGTATTCACGGATTTTTCCTTCCGTATCAAGGAAGGCAGGTTCATGAAGACCGAACCGTCTCTTGTGGATTATTGCAAGTACGGCCCGAATGCGGACAAAGATATGCTCGGACTTGTCGATCCAAGCAGTAAGTCCAAGCCGATAATTCTTCAGGGAATAAAATAA
- the mcrC gene encoding methyl-coenzyme M reductase I operon protein C, giving the protein MPIGRVTQVVDCREAMGMGKGGGIAQRGTISECRYPDVIVVGMSPGRRHVTKPVCDITSGLRQQGVEYSISTLVLNAGSGVPPDAPKIGGSVLGAYFGLTPKEIVQIEKHKVAILHHGNVRSHVVHKVRFILQACDVKAIVVSQSPVDYEDFAKEGVKTSVVMPPQDKIRTKGTVMSIVSGVTRGQTPTREKMAEVISSVMKLLKKKESLE; this is encoded by the coding sequence ATGCCGATTGGACGAGTAACCCAGGTTGTTGACTGCCGCGAGGCGATGGGCATGGGTAAAGGAGGCGGTATTGCCCAGAGGGGCACCATCTCCGAGTGCCGGTACCCGGATGTCATAGTGGTCGGGATGTCTCCCGGACGCCGCCACGTGACAAAGCCGGTGTGCGATATCACCTCAGGTCTGAGGCAACAGGGCGTGGAATACAGCATCAGTACGCTGGTGCTGAATGCCGGAAGTGGCGTACCGCCGGATGCACCGAAGATCGGTGGATCCGTCCTCGGCGCTTATTTTGGGCTTACTCCGAAGGAGATCGTGCAGATTGAGAAACACAAGGTTGCCATCCTCCACCACGGGAACGTACGTTCCCATGTTGTGCACAAGGTCCGTTTTATCCTTCAGGCTTGTGATGTGAAGGCAATCGTGGTTTCCCAGTCCCCGGTGGATTACGAGGATTTCGCCAAAGAGGGAGTGAAGACATCGGTTGTGATGCCGCCGCAGGACAAGATCCGTACCAAAGGTACGGTCATGTCCATTGTGAGCGGTGTCACCCGGGGTCAGACCCCCACCCGCGAGAAGATGGCAGAAGTCATTTCGTCAGTAATGAAACTCTTGAAAAAGAAAGAATCATTGGAGTGA
- the mcrG gene encoding coenzyme-B sulfoethylthiotransferase subunit gamma: MAYKPQYCAGQSIVAENRRKQMDPAHKLSKLRDITDKDIVLIMGHRAPGSAYKSAHPPLAEQQEPACPVRKLVTPTDGAKAGDRVRYIQFADSMYNAPCQPYLRSYLEAYRFRGIDPGTLSGRQIIECRERDLEKYAKDLVNTELFDPALCGIRGATVHGHSLRLDENGMMFDMLQRCVLDKKAGVVKYVKNQIGEPLDSEVKVGKPMDNKWLKANTTIYHSLVGTAYRDDAEAIEYIQRIHSLRVKYGFMPKEA, from the coding sequence ATGGCATACAAACCCCAGTATTGTGCAGGCCAGAGCATTGTCGCCGAGAACCGGCGCAAGCAGATGGACCCGGCACACAAGCTCTCGAAGCTTCGGGACATCACCGACAAGGACATTGTCCTGATTATGGGACACCGTGCACCCGGCTCAGCCTACAAGAGTGCACACCCCCCGCTCGCTGAGCAGCAGGAACCCGCCTGCCCGGTCCGCAAGCTGGTCACCCCGACCGACGGCGCAAAGGCCGGCGACCGCGTCCGCTACATCCAGTTCGCTGACTCCATGTACAACGCACCCTGCCAGCCCTACCTCAGGTCCTACCTCGAGGCATACCGCTTCCGCGGCATTGACCCAGGTACCCTGTCCGGCCGTCAGATCATCGAGTGCCGTGAGAGAGACCTTGAGAAGTACGCAAAGGACCTCGTCAACACCGAGCTCTTCGACCCCGCACTCTGCGGTATCCGTGGTGCAACCGTGCACGGCCACTCCCTCCGTCTGGACGAGAACGGCATGATGTTCGACATGCTCCAGCGCTGTGTCCTCGACAAGAAGGCAGGCGTTGTCAAGTACGTCAAGAACCAGATCGGTGAGCCCCTCGACTCAGAAGTCAAGGTCGGCAAACCCATGGACAACAAGTGGCTCAAGGCAAACACCACGATCTACCACTCACTCGTGGGAACTGCCTACCGCGACGATGCAGAAGCAATTGAATACATCCAGCGCATCCACTCGCTCCGTGTGAAATACGGCTTCATGCCCAAGGAGGCATAA
- the mcrA gene encoding coenzyme-B sulfoethylthiotransferase subunit alpha, translated as MAKAAKIERTQKLFLKAMKEKFAEDPQATSTVFGREGLEQSPRKVEFMKAGKKVEMDRGIIGYDPKRCHLGGIPLGQRQLMTYEVSGTGVFVEGDDLHFVNNAAMQQMWDDIRRTIIVGLDLAHNTLQKRLGKEVTPETINEYLHVLNHAMPGGAVVQEHMVETHPSLVDDCYVKIFTGDDEVADDIEPQFLLNLDKLFPAKSAAALKAAVGKSMFQAVHIPTTVSRTCDGGTTSRWSAMQIGMSFIGAYHMCAGEAAVADLAFAAKHAGVIQMADILPARRARGPNEPGGIKFGHFGDMIQADRKYPNDPVKATLEVVGAGAMLFDQIWLGSYMSGGVGFTQYATAAYTDNILDDYCYYGLDYVKAKHGGIGQAKKTQEVVNDIATEVTLYGMEQYEQYPTTLESHFGGSQRASVLAAASGISCSLATANSNAGLNGWYMSMLAHKEGWSRLGFFGYDLQDQCGSANSMSIRPDEGCIGELRGPNYPNYAMNVGHQGEYAAIASAAHYGRQDAWVLSPLIKICFADPSLKFDFSEPRREFARGAIREFMPAGERSLIIPAR; from the coding sequence ATGGCAAAAGCAGCAAAAATCGAGAGAACCCAGAAGCTCTTCCTCAAGGCAATGAAGGAGAAGTTTGCAGAGGACCCCCAGGCAACCTCAACCGTCTTCGGACGCGAAGGTCTTGAGCAGTCCCCCCGCAAAGTCGAATTCATGAAGGCCGGCAAGAAAGTCGAGATGGACCGCGGTATCATCGGCTACGACCCCAAGCGCTGCCACCTCGGCGGTATCCCGCTCGGCCAGCGCCAGCTGATGACCTACGAGGTCAGCGGCACCGGTGTCTTTGTAGAAGGCGACGACCTCCACTTCGTCAACAACGCTGCAATGCAGCAGATGTGGGACGACATCCGCAGGACCATCATCGTAGGTCTTGACCTCGCCCACAACACCCTCCAGAAGCGGCTCGGCAAGGAAGTTACTCCTGAAACCATCAACGAGTACCTCCACGTGCTCAACCACGCAATGCCCGGCGGCGCAGTTGTTCAGGAACACATGGTCGAGACCCACCCGTCACTCGTTGACGACTGTTACGTCAAGATCTTTACCGGTGACGATGAAGTCGCAGACGACATCGAGCCCCAGTTCCTCTTAAACCTCGACAAGCTCTTCCCGGCAAAGTCCGCAGCAGCCCTGAAGGCAGCTGTCGGCAAGTCGATGTTCCAGGCAGTCCACATCCCGACAACCGTCAGCAGGACCTGCGACGGTGGAACCACCTCCCGGTGGTCTGCAATGCAGATCGGTATGTCCTTCATCGGTGCCTACCACATGTGCGCAGGCGAAGCAGCAGTCGCTGACCTCGCATTCGCAGCAAAGCACGCCGGTGTCATCCAGATGGCAGACATCCTGCCCGCACGCCGTGCACGTGGCCCGAACGAGCCAGGTGGCATCAAGTTCGGTCACTTCGGTGACATGATCCAGGCCGACCGCAAGTACCCCAACGACCCCGTCAAGGCAACCCTTGAAGTCGTCGGTGCAGGTGCAATGCTCTTCGACCAGATCTGGCTCGGATCTTACATGTCCGGTGGTGTCGGATTCACCCAGTATGCAACCGCTGCATACACCGACAACATCCTCGATGACTACTGCTACTATGGTCTTGACTACGTCAAGGCAAAGCACGGTGGCATCGGCCAGGCAAAGAAGACCCAGGAAGTCGTCAACGACATCGCAACCGAGGTTACCCTCTACGGTATGGAACAGTACGAACAGTACCCCACCACCCTCGAGAGCCACTTCGGCGGTTCCCAGCGTGCATCCGTCCTTGCAGCAGCATCAGGTATCTCCTGTTCACTTGCAACTGCAAACTCGAACGCTGGCCTGAACGGCTGGTACATGTCCATGCTCGCCCACAAGGAAGGCTGGTCACGTCTCGGCTTCTTCGGCTACGACCTGCAGGACCAGTGCGGTTCCGCGAACTCAATGTCGATCAGACCCGACGAAGGTTGTATCGGCGAACTCCGTGGACCCAACTACCCGAACTACGCAATGAACGTCGGGCACCAGGGAGAATACGCAGCCATTGCATCCGCCGCCCACTATGGACGCCAGGACGCATGGGTTCTGTCCCCGCTGATCAAGATCTGTTTCGCAGACCCCTCGCTCAAGTTCGACTTCTCCGAACCCAGGCGCGAGTTTGCACGCGGTGCGATCCGCGAGTTCATGCCCGCCGGCGAGCGCTCGCTCATCATCCCCGCAAGGTAA
- a CDS encoding TIGR04083 family peptide-modifying radical SAM enzyme, translating to MKNPFHIMIIPTLGCPGRCKYCWSSEEGSPIMTIDTVRDIVEWLRDFRKDRVTFTFHGGEPLLAGADFYRQALPLLAGELADLTPEFAMQTNLWRMTPEIAEVLAEYQVPIGSSIDGPEEITDSQRGDGYYEQTMKGYEIAKAAGLSVRFICTFTNKSVKHKEEIFAFFKEKGFVLKLHPALPSLRSENPKEWALEPAEYGELLVFLLDKALDNIGNVEVMNINDLCRCVFTRRGSVCTFVDCMGSTFAVGPDGCIYPCYRFVGMPEWVMGHVRDRPTMEQLMGSEPGRRMTAFAEYVNTACRDCSHIRYCRGGCPYNAIAPSGGSLDGVDPHCTAYKRIFDELNERLNTEMFEAPMPGMGGFGMPAPKKPAKPGVMMLMRSIVAK from the coding sequence ATGAAAAACCCCTTCCACATCATGATCATCCCGACGCTGGGATGCCCCGGCCGGTGCAAGTACTGCTGGAGCTCGGAAGAGGGATCGCCGATCATGACCATCGATACCGTCAGGGATATCGTTGAATGGCTCAGGGATTTCCGGAAGGACCGGGTGACGTTCACCTTCCACGGGGGCGAGCCGCTGCTCGCCGGCGCGGACTTTTACCGGCAGGCGCTCCCGCTGCTCGCCGGGGAGCTTGCGGATCTCACGCCGGAGTTTGCCATGCAGACCAATCTCTGGCGGATGACTCCTGAGATTGCCGAAGTGCTTGCAGAATACCAGGTCCCGATCGGCTCCTCCATTGACGGTCCCGAGGAAATTACCGATTCGCAGCGGGGAGACGGGTACTATGAGCAGACTATGAAAGGGTACGAGATCGCAAAGGCTGCCGGTCTCTCGGTCCGGTTCATCTGCACGTTCACCAACAAGTCGGTGAAGCACAAGGAAGAGATCTTCGCGTTTTTCAAGGAGAAGGGGTTTGTCCTGAAACTCCACCCGGCCCTGCCGTCGCTCCGGTCCGAAAACCCGAAGGAATGGGCGCTCGAACCGGCGGAATACGGGGAGCTCCTCGTCTTCCTGCTCGACAAGGCGCTCGATAATATCGGGAATGTGGAAGTGATGAACATCAACGACCTCTGCCGGTGCGTCTTCACCCGCCGGGGATCGGTCTGTACGTTCGTGGACTGCATGGGAAGCACGTTTGCCGTGGGGCCCGACGGGTGCATCTATCCCTGCTACCGCTTCGTGGGAATGCCCGAATGGGTGATGGGACACGTGCGGGACAGGCCGACGATGGAACAGCTGATGGGATCGGAGCCGGGCCGGCGCATGACGGCGTTCGCGGAATATGTTAACACGGCCTGCAGGGACTGTTCGCATATCCGGTACTGCCGGGGCGGCTGCCCCTACAATGCGATCGCCCCCTCGGGGGGATCGCTCGACGGGGTTGATCCCCACTGCACTGCCTACAAGCGGATCTTCGACGAGCTGAACGAACGGCTGAACACAGAGATGTTCGAAGCGCCGATGCCGGGGATGGGGGGATTCGGGATGCCAGCACCGAAAAAACCGGCAAAACCCGGCGTGATGATGCTGATGCGCTCGATTGTTGCGAAGTAA
- a CDS encoding cobalamin-dependent protein (Presence of a B(12) (cobalamin)-binding domain implies dependence on cobalamin itself, in one of its several forms, or in some unusual lineages, dependence on a cobalamin-like analog.), whose product MDTKGSPVYQPVGLDRDGLSGKALDRYSTAHAVVWRDLSPNRKKEIRAEFMDLIANLQESLAAGSPAFLIDYSLRAQERQSARRFPEGFTASCLKTLAPVLAEELHPDHRDSAARFIRETLAALKAGHGKPALPATAETPLSPAARAFLDALLAGNKHQAEEIVDGELKAGRQVSEVYRTIFQPALVETGRLWQVNKVSVDREHYISAAILRLMGRLQDRITDPEKSGRKNRTVVAACVGEELHEIGIRMVADFFRMDGWDVHYIGANTPPPYIAGAVREEKAGILALSVTMPSRLPELHYLIRSLRADPATAKTRIIVGGYPFLLVPDLWQRIGADAGAQGAEEAVAAARRLMKGTGPAHRAPDQ is encoded by the coding sequence ATGGACACGAAAGGATCCCCTGTATACCAGCCGGTCGGGCTTGACCGGGACGGACTGAGCGGAAAAGCGCTGGACCGGTACAGCACAGCGCACGCCGTGGTCTGGCGCGATCTGAGCCCTAACCGGAAAAAAGAGATCCGGGCAGAATTCATGGACCTCATCGCAAACCTCCAGGAATCGCTTGCCGCCGGCAGCCCGGCCTTTCTCATCGATTACAGCCTCAGGGCACAGGAACGCCAGTCTGCCCGCCGGTTCCCGGAGGGGTTCACGGCATCGTGCCTCAAAACGCTTGCCCCGGTCCTTGCCGAAGAACTGCACCCCGACCATCGCGATAGCGCTGCACGGTTCATCCGGGAAACGCTTGCTGCCCTGAAAGCCGGGCACGGGAAACCCGCCCTGCCCGCAACGGCAGAAACGCCCCTCTCACCGGCCGCCCGGGCATTCCTCGATGCTCTCCTCGCCGGGAATAAACATCAGGCTGAAGAGATTGTTGACGGTGAACTGAAGGCAGGCCGGCAGGTCAGCGAGGTCTACCGCACCATCTTCCAGCCGGCGCTCGTGGAGACGGGCAGGCTCTGGCAGGTGAACAAGGTAAGCGTTGACCGGGAACACTACATCTCGGCAGCAATCCTCCGGCTCATGGGACGGCTCCAGGACCGGATTACCGATCCTGAAAAGTCAGGCCGAAAGAACCGGACCGTGGTCGCCGCCTGTGTCGGGGAAGAACTCCACGAGATCGGGATCCGCATGGTTGCGGACTTTTTCAGGATGGACGGATGGGATGTCCACTATATCGGGGCAAACACGCCGCCCCCGTACATAGCCGGCGCAGTCAGGGAAGAGAAGGCCGGCATCCTCGCCCTCTCGGTTACCATGCCTTCCCGCCTTCCCGAACTTCACTACCTCATCCGCTCGCTCCGGGCCGACCCGGCAACCGCGAAGACCAGGATCATCGTCGGGGGATACCCGTTCCTGCTCGTCCCCGACCTCTGGCAGCGGATCGGGGCGGATGCCGGCGCACAGGGTGCCGAGGAGGCCGTTGCCGCGGCCCGCAGGCTCATGAAAGGTACCGGCCCGGCACATCGGGCACCTGACCAATAA
- a CDS encoding VOC family protein has product MANIAYFEIPADNVDRAKHFYKNLLGWKIEPSQGASMDREKLASIEYQDIITGETREGTMNMGGMYKRQMNELIKSYVMVDDLDKVLANVTKLGGKIVMPKEDIKGVGQVAIIQDTEGNGIGLWKPRMP; this is encoded by the coding sequence ATGGCAAACATTGCGTACTTCGAGATACCGGCCGACAATGTTGACCGGGCAAAGCATTTCTACAAGAACCTCCTCGGGTGGAAGATCGAACCTTCCCAGGGCGCGTCCATGGACCGGGAGAAACTGGCATCGATAGAGTACCAGGATATCATCACCGGCGAAACCCGGGAAGGCACGATGAACATGGGCGGAATGTACAAGCGGCAGATGAACGAACTCATCAAAAGCTACGTGATGGTCGACGATCTTGACAAGGTCCTGGCGAACGTGACCAAGCTGGGCGGCAAAATCGTGATGCCAAAGGAAGATATCAAAGGCGTAGGGCAGGTGGCCATCATCCAGGATACCGAAGGAAACGGCATTGGTCTCTGGAAGCCGAGGATGCCCTAG
- a CDS encoding cytochrome c biogenesis protein CcdA, with translation MMAALDPTILGIFVFGLIAGICPCNSVLCLGLIGYLTSGKTQLSLANILRLTISFCAGTVLVLLPLGLLAGFIGHYLLFLNSAIAWGIGGVLMILMGLQLLQVYKPPIKSIFNFFKVPMSYTVTGAFLLGLSFGAITVGRGAPMLLIVLTYIALYQTAVQGLFTMLVYAVGLAIPLIVISSLGGALGKTIKDKARISGEAFDKIIGVIIVIIGIYFLWLAFQ, from the coding sequence ATGATGGCCGCGCTCGACCCCACGATCCTCGGGATCTTTGTATTCGGCCTTATTGCCGGCATCTGTCCGTGCAACAGCGTGCTCTGCCTGGGACTCATCGGCTACCTTACGAGCGGGAAGACGCAGCTCTCGCTTGCAAATATCCTCCGGCTGACCATCTCGTTCTGCGCCGGGACCGTCCTCGTGCTCCTGCCGCTCGGCCTTCTTGCCGGCTTCATCGGCCACTACCTGCTCTTCCTCAACAGCGCGATCGCGTGGGGAATCGGCGGCGTGCTGATGATCCTCATGGGGCTCCAGCTCCTCCAGGTGTACAAGCCGCCGATAAAGAGCATTTTTAATTTTTTTAAGGTACCCATGTCCTACACGGTAACGGGTGCATTCCTGCTGGGGCTCTCGTTTGGCGCAATCACCGTAGGACGGGGAGCCCCGATGCTGCTCATCGTCCTGACCTACATCGCCCTGTACCAGACGGCAGTCCAGGGATTGTTCACCATGCTTGTCTATGCAGTCGGGCTTGCCATTCCCCTGATCGTAATCAGCTCCCTTGGCGGCGCACTGGGAAAGACCATCAAGGACAAAGCCCGGATCAGCGGCGAGGCTTTCGACAAGATCATCGGGGTGATCATCGTGATCATCGGGATATACTTCCTCTGGCTCGCATTCCAGTAA
- a CDS encoding ion transporter, producing MDEKTRANLDQQDLKDPGYEIFILLVSLLSVFNLAVSYIPGIDPDASNVIRIINFFLTVIFLADFLYRFITAGSKRYYFFRDWGWADLLASIPTLRILRLFRVFKAYRMLEKYGARNIFHQLKKHRAESVLYIVIFCVLLVIESGAFLVLMAERSAPNANIQTASDAMWWVYVTITTVGYGDRYPVTNTGRLVGVMVMTMGVGLFGTLAGFIANKLLAPDDVAGPGGKQGTEGAGLAAIQDSLELQAQQNKELQARLDRIEEHLKTRPPGGI from the coding sequence ATGGACGAGAAGACCCGGGCAAACCTCGATCAGCAGGACTTAAAAGATCCCGGCTACGAGATCTTCATCCTGCTTGTCTCGCTCCTCTCCGTCTTCAACCTCGCAGTCTCATATATCCCCGGCATTGATCCGGATGCCAGCAATGTCATCAGGATCATCAATTTCTTCTTAACCGTAATCTTCCTTGCCGATTTCCTGTACCGTTTCATTACCGCCGGATCGAAACGTTACTACTTCTTCCGCGACTGGGGCTGGGCCGATCTCCTGGCAAGCATTCCCACCCTGCGAATCCTCCGGCTCTTCCGTGTCTTCAAGGCCTACCGCATGCTCGAAAAGTACGGGGCCCGTAACATATTCCATCAGCTCAAGAAACACCGGGCCGAGAGTGTCCTCTACATCGTCATCTTCTGCGTGCTGCTTGTCATCGAAAGCGGGGCTTTTTTAGTCCTGATGGCCGAGCGCTCGGCACCGAACGCCAATATCCAGACCGCATCCGATGCCATGTGGTGGGTGTACGTCACCATCACCACGGTCGGGTATGGTGATCGCTACCCGGTCACCAACACCGGCCGGCTTGTCGGGGTCATGGTCATGACCATGGGAGTCGGCCTCTTTGGTACCCTTGCCGGTTTCATTGCCAACAAGCTTCTTGCACCGGACGACGTGGCCGGGCCGGGCGGCAAACAGGGAACCGAAGGTGCCGGTCTTGCAGCGATCCAGGATTCCCTGGAACTGCAGGCACAGCAGAACAAAGAACTGCAGGCCCGGCTCGACCGGATCGAAGAACATCTGAAGACCCGGCCGCCCGGGGGCATCTGA
- the mtrE gene encoding tetrahydromethanopterin S-methyltransferase subunit E codes for MEHIVFGIGITALTGALATVAGAAEDTESNIGSQGDPNSQVQLAPQMGFLHRIFNKAVAGEPPAYGLWCALGAGLAWAFMAMQMNAVLAIVLGCILAVFVQGVYATTAYVGRTASLSKFGQPIYVDVLKSMTTVTMAHAFIAIFCTVTLCYLINVALGHPFPLPLLGLIWGIALGAAGSATGNPYYGKERQYQNQKFGAGVPISASGNIVRYAEAGERNSLDNGWFTAKIGGSASGICFGLIVFLELWRTVLFEKVSAGWGAIIVGILMILIFTVVDRYIEVWARKNYGPYTAPKEADA; via the coding sequence ATGGAACATATTGTATTTGGCATTGGAATTACTGCATTGACAGGAGCTCTTGCCACTGTAGCCGGTGCTGCGGAAGATACTGAATCCAACATCGGATCTCAGGGAGACCCGAACTCACAGGTTCAGCTCGCACCGCAGATGGGATTCCTTCACCGCATCTTCAACAAGGCGGTAGCAGGAGAACCACCGGCATACGGCTTATGGTGTGCGCTGGGCGCAGGTCTCGCATGGGCATTTATGGCCATGCAGATGAACGCGGTCCTGGCAATCGTCCTTGGCTGTATACTCGCAGTCTTTGTGCAGGGCGTCTATGCAACAACCGCATACGTGGGCAGAACCGCAAGTCTGTCCAAGTTCGGGCAGCCGATCTACGTGGACGTACTTAAGTCCATGACGACGGTTACCATGGCACATGCCTTTATCGCGATCTTCTGTACGGTGACACTCTGTTACCTGATCAACGTTGCACTGGGACACCCGTTCCCGCTGCCGCTGCTCGGTCTTATCTGGGGTATCGCACTCGGTGCAGCAGGATCCGCAACAGGCAACCCGTACTACGGAAAAGAACGCCAGTACCAGAACCAGAAGTTCGGTGCAGGTGTCCCCATCTCCGCATCGGGTAACATCGTCCGCTACGCAGAAGCCGGTGAGAGGAACTCACTCGACAACGGCTGGTTCACCGCCAAGATCGGCGGCTCGGCATCCGGTATCTGTTTTGGACTGATTGTATTCCTCGAACTCTGGCGTACCGTTCTCTTCGAGAAGGTCTCCGCAGGCTGGGGTGCAATCATCGTCGGCATACTCATGATCCTCATCTTCACGGTCGTTGACCGCTACATCGAGGTCTGGGCACGCAAGAACTACGGACCCTACACGGCACCCAAGGAGGCAGACGCATGA